In Candidatus Methylacidiphilales bacterium, one DNA window encodes the following:
- a CDS encoding YqaE/Pmp3 family membrane protein: MDLLKIILSIFLPPVAAFLQVGLTLHFWLNIVLTLCGGLPGVIHALWLVVTKKRG; this comes from the coding sequence ATGGACCTTCTCAAAATCATCCTCAGCATCTTCCTTCCACCCGTCGCCGCCTTCCTCCAAGTCGGCCTGACCCTGCACTTCTGGCTCAACATCGTGCTGACCCTGTGCGGCGGCCTCCCCGGCGTCATCCACGCCCTCTGGCTGGTCGTGACCAAAAAGCGCGGATAA
- a CDS encoding GYF domain-containing protein, with translation MAQGNPNQPEYIVGLNNNPRGPFNRDDLILFARGGLLNEKTRIFVKGWERWKTMGEVDELSTLLAEHPPSPASPPALALAPSAAALDGETRSALGAIQTALERLNTELARRTDQLGEGQKISIESVSGEQGEIKKLLTDLKSEVKALGQSGTQALAGELADLRDTQQRVLQEILGKSQRETTVLLDAMQSGLALKLQSLESLQKSLSDRWSEQQEARKKETEASQASFERLQQTLAAEKEKELLAFANRVEDMDRRFSALQQAFYLSVEQFKQDITTSLAGQGADAAQKQTEAIRAAEARHQALIEAQGETAAELARVRGLIGDRLQAQEQQRQMEQEKLLQTLASISQELESAPGRLDELSSRLLEEQQKQAGRNQTQLKETTQVLGGINQRLTASEKVLAELSEGQTKLTGKLEDSRQTAASQTQSLQIRLDAQLQTLLAAVESRGAVLAADMEQRGQAFNEAVAGLRAGIKEFEDITLERYHVLLAAADDQRVIPERVSQLMGEWSGEMKALVEKVSQGLATVQEHTQSQAERFYEELGSTHQEQIHRQQVADSERLEQFTLLSQALNRVVTHLEGDLPAHLARVEAQVEVGTKSLQSILDKNATELASELATRAKKADEKSHKLQAEILEGFRKVQEGLQASLADQQKQLGLFQDSHRGDLKEMSSLLLGATEKGIDSVNALAAQHLETRDTTLQSLTHLGGWAQSLHEKMEKGLTQSLAESAKAQAELRGLLANAQETSAKAVAAQEKALEQRHKDALQALNQIESRIPERIGAELRGVAELVEKSASEGQKRTSAELASVLSHLQTGHGALQKALAGEMAGAAVQNRETLQTFLSSELASAVGQITQTQQAMQKMLADEWTGVWSQRWAELSTVLSRLGEDASVRREQLAKRLGELEDSIPAAVAAQLKARSEEIGSGLKELSSALAQQEKRTTEAGREMEKLIAQHFTGHQRSVEQLFRSVQDDVSALRSSAPVQQKTLVEELHKAVSRLPDHLAESYRVTNNAMQKQLAEMAQDVSQATQHVEHSRSALEKVGSNHLSSLQEASESSRQQVAAVIREAKEERAQLHAQLLQELKTWQFEQKKILAAVLKGNKGQAQD, from the coding sequence ATGGCCCAAGGCAACCCCAACCAGCCCGAATACATCGTCGGCTTGAACAACAATCCTAGGGGGCCGTTCAATCGCGACGACCTGATTCTGTTCGCACGGGGTGGTCTCTTGAACGAGAAGACCCGCATCTTCGTCAAGGGTTGGGAGCGTTGGAAGACGATGGGCGAGGTCGATGAATTGAGCACCCTGCTCGCCGAGCACCCCCCGTCCCCGGCCTCCCCTCCCGCTCTGGCTCTTGCCCCTTCTGCCGCCGCCCTGGACGGGGAAACCCGGTCTGCTCTGGGCGCCATCCAGACTGCTCTTGAAAGACTGAACACTGAACTGGCACGACGGACCGACCAGTTGGGCGAGGGACAGAAGATTTCCATCGAATCGGTCAGCGGAGAACAGGGCGAGATCAAGAAGCTCCTCACCGACCTGAAATCCGAAGTGAAGGCCCTGGGCCAGTCGGGAACCCAGGCCCTGGCCGGCGAACTGGCAGACTTGCGCGACACCCAACAGCGGGTGCTCCAGGAAATCCTTGGCAAGTCGCAAAGAGAAACCACCGTGCTCCTGGATGCCATGCAATCCGGCCTGGCCCTGAAACTTCAGTCCCTGGAGTCGCTGCAAAAGAGTTTATCTGATCGTTGGAGCGAACAACAGGAAGCCCGGAAAAAAGAAACCGAGGCCAGCCAGGCCTCCTTTGAGCGTCTGCAACAGACCCTTGCCGCGGAGAAGGAAAAAGAGTTGCTGGCCTTCGCCAATCGCGTCGAGGACATGGACCGGCGCTTTTCCGCCTTGCAGCAGGCTTTTTATCTTTCGGTGGAGCAATTCAAGCAGGACATCACCACCTCGCTGGCCGGCCAGGGCGCGGATGCGGCGCAAAAACAAACGGAGGCCATACGGGCAGCGGAGGCACGCCATCAAGCCCTGATCGAGGCACAGGGCGAAACCGCGGCGGAGCTGGCCCGCGTCCGTGGGCTGATCGGGGATCGCCTGCAGGCCCAGGAACAACAGCGCCAAATGGAGCAGGAGAAACTTTTGCAAACCCTGGCCTCCATCTCCCAAGAGCTGGAAAGCGCACCGGGCAGGCTGGATGAACTCTCTTCGCGTTTGCTGGAAGAACAACAAAAGCAGGCGGGACGAAATCAGACCCAACTGAAGGAAACCACCCAGGTATTGGGAGGAATCAACCAGCGACTCACCGCTTCGGAGAAAGTTCTGGCGGAATTGAGCGAGGGGCAGACGAAGCTCACCGGCAAACTGGAGGACTCACGTCAAACAGCGGCTTCGCAAACCCAATCTCTCCAGATCCGACTGGATGCCCAGTTGCAGACCCTGCTGGCGGCCGTGGAATCGCGCGGGGCGGTCTTGGCCGCCGACATGGAGCAACGCGGACAGGCCTTCAATGAGGCCGTGGCGGGCCTGCGGGCCGGCATCAAGGAATTTGAGGACATCACCCTGGAGCGATACCATGTTTTGTTGGCGGCAGCCGACGACCAGAGGGTCATCCCCGAGCGGGTCAGCCAATTGATGGGCGAATGGTCCGGCGAGATGAAAGCCCTGGTGGAGAAAGTCAGCCAGGGCCTGGCCACCGTGCAGGAACACACCCAGTCCCAGGCGGAGCGCTTTTACGAAGAATTGGGCAGCACGCACCAGGAGCAGATCCACCGCCAGCAGGTGGCCGACTCGGAACGACTGGAGCAATTCACCCTATTGTCGCAGGCCCTGAACCGGGTGGTCACCCATCTGGAAGGCGACCTTCCGGCCCATTTGGCCCGCGTCGAAGCCCAGGTTGAAGTCGGCACAAAGAGTCTCCAGTCGATTCTCGACAAAAACGCCACCGAATTGGCCTCGGAGTTGGCGACCCGCGCGAAAAAGGCGGATGAGAAAAGCCACAAGCTCCAGGCTGAAATCTTGGAAGGCTTCCGCAAGGTTCAAGAGGGACTCCAGGCAAGCCTGGCCGACCAACAGAAGCAGCTCGGCCTGTTCCAGGACAGCCACCGCGGCGATCTGAAAGAGATGAGCTCGCTCTTGTTGGGTGCGACAGAAAAAGGGATCGACTCGGTGAACGCGTTGGCCGCGCAACACTTGGAGACGCGCGACACCACCCTTCAATCGCTGACCCACTTGGGCGGCTGGGCCCAGAGTCTGCACGAGAAAATGGAAAAAGGACTGACGCAGTCCCTGGCCGAATCGGCCAAGGCACAGGCCGAGCTGCGCGGCCTTCTGGCCAATGCACAGGAAACATCGGCCAAGGCCGTGGCCGCCCAGGAAAAGGCCCTCGAACAACGGCACAAAGATGCCCTCCAAGCCCTGAACCAGATCGAAAGCCGCATCCCCGAACGCATCGGAGCCGAGCTCCGCGGGGTGGCCGAGCTGGTCGAGAAATCAGCCAGTGAGGGACAAAAACGCACCTCGGCGGAGTTGGCCTCCGTTCTATCCCACTTGCAAACGGGCCATGGTGCACTCCAGAAAGCGCTGGCCGGCGAAATGGCCGGTGCGGCCGTCCAAAACCGCGAGACCCTCCAAACCTTCCTTTCCTCGGAACTCGCCTCCGCCGTCGGCCAGATCACCCAGACGCAGCAGGCCATGCAGAAAATGCTCGCCGACGAATGGACCGGTGTGTGGTCACAACGATGGGCCGAGCTCAGCACCGTCCTCTCCCGTCTGGGTGAGGATGCATCGGTCCGGCGCGAACAACTGGCCAAACGACTGGGCGAGTTGGAGGATTCGATCCCCGCGGCAGTGGCGGCCCAGCTCAAAGCACGGTCGGAGGAAATCGGGAGCGGATTGAAAGAGCTTTCCAGCGCGCTTGCGCAGCAGGAGAAACGCACGACCGAGGCCGGCCGGGAAATGGAGAAATTGATCGCCCAGCACTTCACAGGGCACCAACGTTCGGTCGAACAGTTGTTCAGGTCGGTACAGGACGACGTTTCCGCATTGCGCAGTTCGGCCCCGGTCCAACAAAAAACCCTGGTGGAAGAATTGCATAAAGCGGTCTCCCGACTGCCCGACCACTTGGCCGAGTCCTACCGTGTGACCAACAACGCCATGCAGAAACAACTGGCGGAGATGGCGCAGGATGTCAGCCAGGCGACCCAGCACGTCGAGCACAGCCGCAGCGCACTGGAAAAAGTGGGCTCGAACCACCTATCCAGCCTGCAGGAAGCGAGCGAATCCTCCCGCCAGCAAGTGGCGGCCGTCATCCGCGAGGCCAAGGAAGAGCGCGCCCAATTGCACGCCCAACTGCTCCAGGAATTGAAAACCTGGCAGTTCGAGCAGAAAAAGATTCTGGCCGCAGTGCTCAAAGGCAACAAGGGCCAGGCCCAAGATTAA
- the galK gene encoding galactokinase, translating to MSFSAYAPGRAELLGNHTDYNEGLVLSLAINTGTTITGTILDDNRLVLTSRDLPDRYEGSVRRIAPGPEHAWYNYVLGVIQELGHRQVLLGGASLEASSTIPIGAGLSSSAALEAATALFFQKLYPYDLDRLEIAKACQAAEHTYAGVKCGLLDQISVLMAKKDHATFIDCRSFEVRHLPLGGDARFVIVNSGVKHALVAGEYNERRASCEEAARLLGKKALRDTHDAELDAQKDRMPERVWKRAKHITGENRRVALAVDFLAAGNMRAFGKLMVESHESSKVYFENSCEELDFLVETAVASPGCLGARLSGGGFGGATINLVEASAVDAFASAVDQAYRARYGTAPLVVATPACDGAR from the coding sequence ATGTCCTTTTCCGCCTACGCCCCCGGACGGGCTGAATTGCTTGGGAACCACACCGACTATAACGAGGGCTTGGTCCTTTCCCTTGCCATCAACACCGGCACCACCATCACCGGAACGATTCTTGACGACAACCGGTTGGTCCTGACCTCCCGGGACTTGCCCGATCGCTACGAAGGTTCGGTCCGTCGCATCGCACCCGGACCGGAGCACGCCTGGTACAACTACGTCCTTGGGGTCATCCAGGAACTCGGACACCGCCAGGTCCTGCTCGGCGGGGCCTCTCTGGAAGCTTCCTCCACCATCCCCATCGGGGCCGGCTTGAGCAGCAGCGCCGCCTTGGAGGCTGCCACCGCCCTCTTCTTCCAAAAGCTTTACCCCTACGACCTCGACCGTCTGGAAATTGCCAAAGCCTGCCAGGCCGCCGAGCACACCTACGCCGGCGTAAAATGCGGACTGCTCGACCAAATATCAGTCCTCATGGCCAAGAAGGACCACGCCACTTTCATCGATTGTCGCAGCTTCGAGGTCCGCCACCTCCCTCTGGGTGGCGATGCCCGCTTCGTCATCGTCAACTCCGGTGTCAAACATGCCCTGGTCGCGGGCGAATACAACGAACGCCGCGCTTCCTGTGAGGAGGCGGCCCGCTTGTTGGGAAAAAAAGCCCTGCGCGACACCCACGATGCCGAACTCGACGCCCAAAAAGACCGGATGCCCGAACGGGTGTGGAAACGGGCCAAACACATCACTGGCGAAAACCGCCGCGTCGCACTGGCGGTGGATTTCCTGGCCGCGGGCAACATGAGGGCCTTCGGGAAACTCATGGTGGAATCCCATGAAAGCTCAAAGGTGTATTTTGAGAACAGTTGCGAGGAATTGGATTTCCTGGTTGAGACGGCCGTGGCCAGCCCCGGCTGTCTGGGGGCACGCCTGAGCGGTGGAGGCTTCGGCGGGGCGACCATCAACTTGGTGGAGGCTTCCGCAGTGGACGCTTTCGCCTCCGCGGTCGATCAGGCCTACCGGGCCCGATACGGCACCGCCCCTCTTGTTGTGGCCACCCCGGCCTGTGATGGGGCGCGGTAG
- the ribD gene encoding bifunctional diaminohydroxyphosphoribosylaminopyrimidine deaminase/5-amino-6-(5-phosphoribosylamino)uracil reductase RibD, whose translation MKPVSDHVDAAYMECALTLAARGLGRTSPNPCVGAVLVRGRKILGQGWHRRAGSAHAEVLALRQAVRRGHSTRGATLYVTLEPCCTHGRTPPCTGAILAAGIQRVVVAATDPNPAHAGRAYRILRKAGVTVTTGVLARQSAALNRSFNHWITTGRPWVVGKAAFSLDGKMTRPDGKQWLTSATARRDAHRLRATCDAILIGAGTARHDDPRLNVRDSRLPSGRLQPWRVIVTRSGRLPRHLHLITDAQKDRTLIYRHQSWSRVLKDLGKRGVTRLLVEGGGEVLDDLARKGLIQESIHYYAPFHFHNNRKLVSADRFRALPLQNTRLTTLGPDLKLEGIVASFKT comes from the coding sequence GTGAAGCCAGTCTCCGACCACGTGGATGCCGCCTACATGGAATGTGCCCTGACCCTGGCCGCCCGGGGCCTGGGTCGCACCAGTCCCAACCCGTGCGTCGGCGCGGTCCTCGTCCGCGGCCGGAAAATCCTCGGTCAAGGCTGGCATCGTCGCGCCGGAAGCGCCCACGCGGAAGTGCTGGCCCTCCGCCAAGCGGTCCGCCGGGGCCATTCCACGCGCGGGGCCACGCTTTATGTCACGCTCGAACCCTGTTGCACCCATGGACGGACCCCACCTTGCACCGGGGCCATCCTTGCCGCCGGAATCCAACGGGTGGTGGTCGCCGCCACCGACCCCAACCCCGCCCACGCCGGACGTGCCTACCGCATCCTCCGCAAAGCGGGCGTGACCGTCACCACCGGTGTGCTGGCCCGCCAGTCAGCCGCCCTGAACCGATCTTTCAACCACTGGATCACCACCGGCCGCCCCTGGGTCGTGGGCAAAGCCGCCTTCTCCCTTGACGGGAAAATGACCCGGCCCGACGGAAAACAATGGCTCACTTCCGCCACCGCCCGTCGCGATGCCCACCGTCTCCGCGCCACCTGCGACGCCATCCTCATCGGTGCCGGAACCGCCCGCCACGACGACCCCCGCCTGAACGTCCGTGATTCCCGCCTTCCCAGTGGACGCCTACAACCCTGGCGCGTCATCGTCACCCGCTCCGGAAGATTGCCCCGGCATCTCCATCTCATCACCGACGCGCAAAAAGACCGCACCCTGATCTACCGCCATCAATCCTGGTCCCGCGTGCTGAAAGACCTCGGGAAACGGGGTGTCACGCGCTTGCTGGTGGAAGGTGGGGGCGAGGTCTTGGACGACCTCGCCCGAAAAGGCCTGATCCAGGAGAGCATCCACTACTACGCCCCCTTCCATTTCCATAACAACCGCAAGCTGGTTTCCGCCGATCGTTTCCGCGCCCTTCCGCTCCAGAACACCCGCCTCACCACCCTCGGCCCCGATTTGAAGCTGGAAGGTATCGTGGCTTCGTTTAAAACCTGA
- the hemW gene encoding radical SAM family heme chaperone HemW, producing MPSHFRSPISHLYVHIPFCTHICPYCAFHKERNLLPAMKAFLPALKLEIARARDIFDLQPETVFFGGGTPSALSISQLEDLFSIWPRTWTDVPEFTFEANPMTFSPDKARRLRDWGVNRISLGVQSFDDGLLQLLGRTHRRDDIRRTMDLLRGAGFRNINVDLMFSLPGQTIGQWVDSLEQALALQPEHISTYNLTYEEDTAFLEKHRRGEFVSDESTDRSHFTCAMDVLETAGYGQYEISNFARPGFESRHNQAIWEGRDYLGLGPSAVSTVGGLRWKNIADTLRYAASVREGGPSEREEEILTEDLRQDERTMLALRTREGVPAAWLVRKAEETARLLEAGLLERSGDRFTLTRFGKLVADSVTELLV from the coding sequence ATGCCTTCGCATTTCCGTTCCCCGATTTCCCATCTCTACGTCCACATCCCCTTCTGCACCCACATCTGCCCTTACTGCGCCTTCCACAAGGAACGCAACCTCCTGCCGGCCATGAAGGCTTTCCTTCCGGCGCTCAAGCTGGAAATCGCCCGCGCACGGGACATATTCGACCTTCAGCCTGAAACGGTTTTCTTCGGAGGGGGCACCCCCTCGGCCCTCAGCATCTCCCAACTGGAAGATCTCTTTTCCATCTGGCCCCGGACATGGACCGATGTTCCCGAGTTCACCTTCGAGGCCAATCCGATGACTTTCTCCCCCGACAAGGCTCGGCGGCTGCGGGACTGGGGTGTCAACCGCATCAGCCTCGGGGTGCAATCCTTCGACGACGGTCTGCTTCAACTCCTCGGCCGCACCCACCGCCGCGACGACATCCGCCGCACCATGGACCTCCTGCGCGGGGCCGGGTTCCGCAACATCAACGTCGATCTGATGTTCTCCCTCCCCGGCCAGACCATCGGCCAGTGGGTGGACAGCCTGGAGCAGGCCCTCGCCCTCCAGCCCGAGCACATCTCCACCTACAACCTCACATATGAGGAGGACACCGCCTTCCTGGAGAAACACCGGCGTGGTGAATTCGTCTCAGACGAGTCCACCGACCGCAGTCACTTCACCTGTGCCATGGATGTCTTGGAAACGGCGGGCTACGGTCAGTACGAAATTTCAAACTTCGCCCGGCCCGGTTTCGAGTCCCGGCACAACCAGGCCATCTGGGAGGGCCGGGACTACCTCGGCCTCGGCCCCAGCGCGGTTTCGACCGTGGGCGGCCTGCGTTGGAAAAACATCGCCGACACCCTCCGTTATGCCGCCTCGGTCCGGGAGGGCGGGCCATCGGAGCGGGAGGAGGAAATCCTCACAGAGGATCTGCGCCAAGATGAACGGACCATGCTCGCCCTCCGCACCCGCGAGGGCGTGCCCGCGGCCTGGCTGGTCCGGAAGGCGGAGGAAACCGCCCGTTTGCTGGAGGCCGGTCTGCTGGAGCGGAGCGGCGACCGCTTCACCCTGACGCGGTTCGGGAAACTGGTGGCCGATTCGGTGACCGAATTATTGGTTTGA
- a CDS encoding riboflavin synthase: protein MFTGIVEEAGTVVSLETTPKGCRYVVEAPLCSAGAQLGESIAHNGCCLTVAAIAGPRLTFDLLEETRRATNLLGLKPGSRVNLERSLRADARLGGHFVTGHVDGTATVLRWEREGSDYVLEVEVPAGAGRYLVPKGCIAIDGISLTVGKVDGPRFNVWIIPHTYQVTTLQDRKPGDAVNVEFDLLAKYAEKLLAARG from the coding sequence ATGTTCACCGGAATCGTCGAAGAAGCAGGCACAGTGGTCTCCCTCGAAACCACCCCCAAAGGCTGCCGCTATGTCGTCGAGGCCCCCCTCTGCTCGGCCGGTGCCCAACTGGGCGAAAGCATCGCCCACAACGGTTGTTGCCTGACGGTGGCGGCCATCGCGGGCCCACGGTTGACTTTCGATCTGTTGGAGGAAACCCGCCGCGCGACCAACCTCCTTGGCCTGAAGCCCGGCAGCCGGGTCAACCTTGAACGTTCGCTCCGCGCCGACGCCCGCCTGGGCGGGCATTTTGTCACCGGTCACGTTGATGGCACCGCCACCGTGCTCCGTTGGGAACGTGAGGGGTCGGACTATGTGCTGGAAGTCGAGGTCCCCGCCGGGGCCGGACGTTATCTGGTGCCGAAGGGTTGCATCGCCATCGATGGCATCAGCCTGACCGTGGGCAAAGTGGACGGACCCCGCTTCAATGTCTGGATCATCCCCCACACCTATCAAGTCACAACCTTACAGGATCGGAAACCCGGCGATGCTGTGAACGTGGAATTCGACCTCCTGGCCAAATACGCCGAGAAGTTGCTGGCCGCCAGGGGTTGA
- a CDS encoding dienelactone hydrolase family protein, whose product MKASSFVTVLSTLTLLLASSAGSDSHAAPSAKPTAKPAPASTRTGEMIYLRDFGSDEVGFLSVPMQEPPMGLLVIPDGHGLDARTKKLCDLLAERGFLALAVDLYNGRVAADDREARTNRQGLEPKDVRKALETGLNFYAKSPRFQMSRVAVVAIGDADAFALDLCRESKNRSLAAACLVGGPTPLPDQLDELHARVQRLDLPASGDPSAGIAQIVDFLNAPETRKNFFQRLVD is encoded by the coding sequence GTGAAAGCGAGTTCTTTTGTCACAGTTCTGAGCACCCTGACACTCCTGTTGGCCTCCTCGGCGGGGAGTGATTCCCACGCCGCGCCATCTGCCAAACCCACGGCCAAGCCCGCCCCCGCCAGCACCCGCACCGGCGAGATGATCTACTTGCGCGATTTTGGGAGCGATGAGGTGGGGTTCCTCTCCGTCCCCATGCAGGAGCCCCCCATGGGCCTGCTCGTGATCCCGGACGGGCACGGGCTGGATGCGCGCACCAAAAAATTGTGTGATCTCCTGGCCGAGCGTGGCTTTCTCGCCCTCGCTGTCGATCTCTACAACGGACGGGTCGCCGCCGACGACCGCGAGGCCCGCACCAACCGGCAGGGATTGGAGCCCAAGGATGTGCGCAAGGCGCTGGAAACCGGCCTCAACTTTTATGCCAAGAGCCCGCGCTTCCAGATGTCGCGCGTGGCGGTTGTCGCCATCGGTGATGCCGATGCCTTCGCCCTCGACCTCTGCCGCGAGAGCAAGAACCGCTCATTGGCCGCCGCCTGCCTGGTCGGAGGGCCCACCCCGTTGCCGGACCAACTGGACGAACTTCACGCACGGGTGCAACGGTTGGATCTCCCCGCTTCTGGTGATCCTTCGGCCGGTATCGCCCAGATTGTGGATTTTCTGAATGCGCCCGAGACGAGGAAGAATTTCTTCCAGCGTTTGGTAGACTGA